Proteins encoded within one genomic window of Nitrospira sp.:
- a CDS encoding phosphate-starvation-inducible PsiE family protein, with the protein MTFTNFQVRVPRVADVANRIIETDLTDLWIKGIKGVLSLLILTILIALTGGVIKTFLDIQLLLHAAVEVGLRQIIVDTLILLAVVEVFKTTLTYFSEGRVKVTFIVDTILVVMLTEIISLWFKEADQAKLLSLGAIVLALGAVRVVAVRCSPAQGEAGGKCGGSCREGI; encoded by the coding sequence ATGACGTTCACCAATTTTCAGGTTCGAGTGCCACGTGTCGCAGACGTCGCGAATCGCATCATTGAAACGGATCTCACCGACCTCTGGATCAAAGGGATCAAAGGGGTACTGAGTCTCCTGATTCTGACGATCCTCATTGCCCTGACGGGAGGCGTCATCAAGACGTTTCTGGATATCCAATTGCTCCTGCATGCGGCGGTTGAAGTTGGGCTTCGGCAAATCATTGTGGATACGCTGATCCTTCTTGCGGTGGTCGAGGTCTTCAAGACGACGTTGACCTATTTCTCGGAAGGTCGCGTGAAGGTCACGTTTATCGTCGATACCATTCTGGTCGTCATGCTGACAGAAATCATCTCCCTCTGGTTCAAGGAAGCCGATCAAGCCAAGCTCCTATCGTTGGGCGCCATTGTGCTGGCATTGGGAGCGGTGCGCGTCGTTGCCGTACGCTGTTCACCCGCACAGGGAGAAGCCGGCGGCAAATGCGGAGGCTCTTGCCGGGAGGGAATCTAA
- a CDS encoding phosphate ABC transporter substrate-binding protein: MIVSRQICLGLTLTVLGPFMTTCLVSAAAGDAPAVDTLTIDAEIKPYGKVSGVSGTINSIGSDTLNNLITLWAEGFRKQYPNVKIQVEGKGSSTAPPALIENTAQLGPMSRTMKSSEIDAFEAKFGYPPTAYPVAVDALALFVNKDNPTKGLTIAEVDALFSKSRRQGHPTDLTRWGQLGHRGDWADAPISLYGRNSASGTYGFFKEHALKNGDFKDQVKEQPGSASVVQGINEDRYGIGYSGIGYSTSGVKMVPLAAKAGQPFVEPTHANTKNGTYPLWRYLYIYVNQAPGKPLSPIVKEFLAYVYSKEGQSDVLRDGYFPVPGALAEKQLAKIR, translated from the coding sequence ATGATCGTCTCGCGTCAGATTTGTTTGGGGCTCACGTTGACCGTGCTGGGTCCGTTTATGACGACGTGTCTGGTCAGCGCCGCGGCGGGTGATGCTCCCGCAGTCGACACGCTTACCATCGATGCCGAGATCAAGCCCTATGGGAAGGTCAGCGGCGTGTCCGGAACAATCAATAGTATCGGCTCGGATACCCTCAACAATCTCATCACCTTGTGGGCGGAAGGATTTCGGAAACAATACCCCAACGTCAAAATTCAAGTGGAGGGGAAAGGATCGAGCACGGCCCCTCCCGCGTTGATCGAAAATACGGCTCAATTGGGCCCCATGTCACGGACGATGAAGTCCAGTGAGATCGATGCGTTCGAAGCCAAGTTCGGGTACCCCCCCACCGCCTACCCCGTCGCGGTGGATGCGCTGGCGCTCTTCGTCAACAAAGACAATCCGACGAAAGGGCTTACTATCGCGGAGGTCGATGCGCTGTTTTCAAAGTCGCGGCGGCAGGGGCACCCCACTGATCTGACCCGCTGGGGGCAGCTCGGTCATAGGGGCGATTGGGCCGATGCGCCGATCAGTCTCTATGGTCGGAATTCAGCATCAGGAACGTACGGTTTCTTCAAGGAGCACGCGTTGAAAAATGGCGACTTCAAGGATCAGGTGAAAGAGCAGCCGGGATCGGCCTCCGTGGTACAGGGCATCAACGAGGACCGGTACGGCATTGGATATAGCGGTATCGGCTACAGTACATCGGGAGTGAAAATGGTTCCACTGGCGGCGAAGGCGGGACAACCGTTCGTCGAACCGACTCATGCCAATACGAAGAATGGAACCTATCCGCTCTGGCGCTACTTGTACATCTACGTGAATCAGGCCCCGGGTAAACCGCTCTCCCCCATCGTGAAAGAATTTCTGGCGTACGTCTACAGCAAAGAAGGGCAATCGGATGTGCTGAGGGATGGATACTTCCCCGTCCCCGGTGCATTGGCCGAGAAGCAACTCGCCAAGATTCGATAA
- a CDS encoding response regulator transcription factor yields MTTSTVHIVEDEPLHAALLDRALRLAGFGTSLSTDGPSGWRDIQGRLPALVLLDLMLPGLSGQEICRMVRHNTATRHIPIIMLTAVGGEAQRIAGLDMGADDYVEKPFSSSEVVSRVRAVLRRSDPSTVEAGPVLNAAIRMQGPYFVILIGKREVTVSRKEALLLDVLLGRENTLLGAEELIGIPGGEGSEVMLRELDCDVRSLRRKLENNGAGSIEVLPGFRYRLKSGR; encoded by the coding sequence ATGACCACTTCGACCGTACACATTGTTGAAGACGAGCCTCTCCACGCCGCATTGCTCGATCGCGCACTGCGCCTCGCGGGCTTTGGCACCTCGCTGTCCACCGATGGCCCCAGCGGGTGGCGGGATATTCAAGGCCGCCTGCCGGCACTCGTTCTGCTCGATCTCATGTTGCCGGGACTCAGCGGTCAGGAGATTTGCCGGATGGTGCGCCACAATACTGCTACTCGGCACATTCCGATCATCATGTTGACGGCGGTCGGAGGTGAAGCTCAACGGATCGCCGGCCTGGACATGGGAGCGGACGATTATGTTGAGAAGCCGTTCAGTTCAAGCGAGGTCGTCTCCCGCGTACGGGCCGTCCTTCGCCGAAGCGATCCCTCAACCGTGGAAGCAGGTCCCGTTCTGAACGCGGCCATCAGAATGCAGGGGCCTTACTTTGTCATCCTGATTGGAAAACGAGAAGTCACTGTGTCACGAAAAGAGGCGCTCCTGCTCGACGTCCTGCTCGGTCGCGAGAACACATTGTTGGGTGCGGAAGAATTGATAGGCATTCCTGGCGGGGAGGGGTCGGAAGTGATGCTCCGGGAGTTGGATTGCGACGTCCGCAGCCTGCGTCGAAAACTTGAAAATAATGGGGCGGGGTCCATCGAGGTGCTGCCGGGATTTCGCTATCGATTGAAATCAGGCCGCTAA
- a CDS encoding response regulator transcription factor has product MQPTAESRRHQGIALLFLTRDEDFATVVLQLLRTNGYQVSVAPTAEDALSLAPRASFKLALIDRRHKVIRALRQHHAFGHMPIIALQPQGEASTEEETLEDLAAGFDIVIDSYRHREWLAIIKALLRRQELQSAPLREFRVHALAMNLDRHEVRVGGKSIELTPKEFQILRVLLQNPGRVLTRQELLNHVWGEDYALEEHALDVHIHALRHKVEHKPSVPQWILTVRGVGYKLSAG; this is encoded by the coding sequence ATGCAACCGACGGCGGAATCCAGGCGTCATCAGGGAATCGCGCTACTATTTCTGACCCGGGACGAAGACTTTGCCACGGTCGTCCTCCAACTGTTGCGGACGAACGGCTATCAGGTGTCGGTTGCGCCGACGGCTGAGGACGCCCTCTCCCTCGCCCCTCGAGCCTCGTTCAAACTGGCGTTGATCGACCGGCGACACAAAGTCATTCGTGCCCTGCGGCAGCACCACGCGTTTGGGCACATGCCTATCATCGCGCTTCAACCACAGGGAGAAGCGAGCACGGAAGAAGAGACCCTTGAGGACCTGGCTGCAGGATTCGATATCGTGATCGATTCATACCGCCACCGTGAATGGCTGGCCATTATCAAGGCATTGCTCCGGCGGCAGGAACTGCAATCCGCGCCGCTGAGAGAGTTTCGAGTTCATGCGCTGGCCATGAATCTCGATCGGCACGAGGTCAGAGTCGGAGGAAAATCGATTGAGCTCACGCCGAAGGAATTTCAGATTCTCCGTGTCCTGTTGCAAAACCCGGGGCGCGTCTTGACGCGTCAAGAGTTGCTCAACCATGTCTGGGGAGAAGACTACGCGCTCGAAGAACATGCCTTGGACGTGCATATTCACGCCCTTCGCCACAAAGTGGAACACAAGCCCTCGGTCCCGCAATGGATTCTCACGGTCAGAGGCGTTGGCTACAAACTTTCCGCAGGCTGA
- a CDS encoding Slp family lipoprotein, which yields MKISRRAIVGVLISMVLSGCGPQHIFSPQVLEGVDQNFDFTAWRMVPNAKAGKKVQLGGRILQAPQRDGLVTMVLTQLPIVEHPAYGPTDTERGRGEFLVYFNGKVPMNHLQPGNRVIVIGTTQHAAVVAIEDSQRSLPALTAECLHIWNTGGKEIADFPNFGAGYQPLEEETYCAASR from the coding sequence ATGAAGATATCCCGGAGAGCGATCGTAGGTGTGCTGATCAGCATGGTACTCAGCGGATGCGGACCGCAGCACATTTTCTCGCCCCAGGTACTGGAAGGGGTGGATCAGAATTTTGACTTCACTGCCTGGCGTATGGTGCCTAACGCGAAGGCGGGAAAAAAGGTGCAACTGGGTGGCCGTATTCTCCAGGCTCCGCAACGGGACGGCCTGGTGACCATGGTCCTGACGCAGCTGCCGATCGTCGAGCACCCGGCCTATGGTCCGACTGATACGGAACGGGGACGGGGAGAATTCCTGGTCTATTTCAACGGGAAAGTTCCCATGAACCATTTACAACCGGGGAATCGCGTCATCGTCATCGGCACCACGCAACATGCCGCGGTGGTCGCCATCGAAGACAGTCAACGCAGTCTCCCGGCGCTCACGGCCGAATGTCTTCACATTTGGAACACCGGGGGAAAAGAGATTGCTGATTTCCCGAACTTTGGGGCAGGATACCAGCCGCTTGAAGAGGAAACCTATTGCGCCGCATCCCGCTGA
- a CDS encoding Ppx/GppA family phosphatase, protein MPKLAVLDIGTNSIHMVLAEVQPDYSYKILDRFKDMTRLGDGVFTSRRLSDQAMMRGLEVIRALVTLARNKGYEQIEAVATSAVREARNGGEFLDHVAQQTGLVVRVITGAEEARLIFLGVQNSVALPEQPTLVIDIGGGSVEVIVGNRETVFQARSLKLGAIRLKDLYLPKTPPSKGMLGELEQAVTVQLKAGLGPYKTKRIEQIIATSGMAGNLAEVIHLQRTGRPLPQLNLAHVTAKEIAAVEKRLAGASLKTRLAMPGLDPKRVDTLLPATIVFRILLDLLQKTELTICDKAIREGIIYDFIQRHHERIQAERDIPDVRKRNILALAHRCHVSETHALHVAGLALRLFDQTAPLHGFGPREREWLECAAILHDIGYHINSRQHHKHAYYLIKNSDLSGFTAEEIDLVANVARYHRRSVPSRKHDEFQVLSASTQRVINVLSALLRIADGLDRSQFSVVQNVDVKLGKSVVITVQASGDAELEMWAARGRSDLFEKVFKRPVQFVTKNQEESGA, encoded by the coding sequence ATGCCCAAGCTGGCCGTCCTCGATATCGGCACCAATTCCATCCACATGGTGTTAGCCGAGGTCCAGCCGGACTACTCCTATAAGATTCTCGATCGATTCAAAGACATGACGAGGCTGGGTGACGGTGTGTTCACCTCGCGACGGCTCTCCGATCAGGCCATGATGCGGGGGCTGGAGGTGATTCGCGCGCTCGTGACTCTCGCTCGAAACAAGGGCTATGAGCAGATTGAGGCGGTGGCGACCAGTGCGGTTCGTGAGGCGCGCAACGGCGGAGAGTTCCTGGATCATGTGGCGCAGCAAACAGGTTTGGTCGTGCGCGTCATCACCGGAGCCGAGGAAGCACGGCTGATTTTTCTCGGCGTGCAAAATAGTGTCGCCTTGCCTGAGCAGCCGACGCTGGTGATCGATATCGGCGGCGGATCGGTGGAGGTCATCGTCGGCAATCGGGAAACCGTGTTTCAGGCGAGAAGTCTCAAGTTGGGTGCGATTCGCCTCAAAGATCTCTATCTGCCGAAGACGCCTCCGTCGAAAGGTATGCTGGGGGAATTAGAGCAGGCCGTGACGGTGCAATTGAAGGCGGGATTGGGCCCGTACAAGACCAAGCGCATTGAGCAGATTATCGCGACCTCCGGGATGGCGGGCAATCTGGCCGAAGTCATCCATCTGCAACGGACCGGGCGCCCGCTTCCTCAACTGAATCTCGCCCATGTGACTGCGAAAGAAATCGCGGCCGTAGAGAAGCGTCTTGCCGGCGCCTCCCTGAAAACGAGGCTGGCGATGCCAGGCCTAGACCCTAAGCGCGTGGATACGTTGCTTCCCGCCACAATCGTTTTCAGGATTTTGCTCGACTTGCTGCAGAAGACCGAGTTGACGATTTGCGACAAGGCGATCCGCGAAGGCATCATTTATGATTTTATCCAGCGGCATCATGAGCGCATCCAGGCGGAACGAGACATTCCCGATGTGCGCAAGCGCAACATCCTGGCGTTGGCGCATCGCTGCCATGTCTCGGAGACCCATGCCCTTCACGTCGCGGGATTAGCCTTGCGTCTGTTCGATCAGACCGCACCGCTCCACGGCTTTGGGCCGCGTGAGCGTGAGTGGCTGGAGTGTGCAGCCATCCTGCATGATATCGGCTATCATATCAATTCGCGGCAGCATCATAAGCATGCCTACTACTTGATCAAGAACAGCGACCTCTCGGGGTTCACGGCCGAGGAGATCGATCTAGTCGCGAATGTCGCTCGCTATCATCGCCGTTCGGTGCCGAGCCGAAAGCATGACGAGTTTCAGGTCCTTTCCGCCAGTACGCAACGTGTCATCAACGTGCTTTCCGCGCTGTTGCGCATCGCCGACGGGCTGGATCGTAGCCAGTTCTCGGTCGTGCAGAACGTCGATGTGAAGCTTGGCAAATCCGTGGTGATCACGGTGCAGGCATCCGGCGATGCCGAACTGGAGATGTGGGCGGCACGGGGACGAAGCGACCTCTTCGAGAAGGTGTTCAAGCGGCCGGTTCAGTTCGTGACCAAGAATCAGGAGGAGAGCGGGGCCTGA
- the pstA gene encoding phosphate ABC transporter permease PstA produces the protein MGKPSTRMNSFWRGGELFVWMTASGVAISLLMVAGMLVLIIVNGLGQFWPRALQQVTLKTQGTVIGQLVGEELIPHSVTTEWQSGQRRFRYRVGNRDQFGSEYRWVNETEIASISAPDDLTFVERREWGPAYGRVSLPAEGGAATIRGEGWATIVRLVDRANRLRQRIEHLEREEIGSINYRIEKARLARQALVLKGGSDLSAAEADRSLVDQIAALEREYLSKTEALERLHAEAGQDVLFLTLSTGRSVRLSLDQVLAVSRPNAMSWFEKTLTYVRNLWLFISGEPREANTEGGIFPAIFGTVLMVFLMTLAAMPFGVMAAVYLREYAKQGPLVSLVRIAVNNLAGVPSIVFGVFGLAFFVYALGGTIDQILFPESLPNPTFGTGGILWASLTLALLTVPVVIVATEEGLSAVPRDFREGSVGLGATKLETIRHIILPCALPGILTGLILAMARAAGEVAPLMLTGVVKLAPALPLDEYLPFLHLERKFMHLGFHIYDVGFQSPNVEAAKPMVYMTTLILILVVVLLNLAAVMLRNRLRKRFATSAV, from the coding sequence ATGGGTAAACCATCCACGCGCATGAACAGTTTTTGGCGAGGCGGAGAACTCTTCGTCTGGATGACGGCGTCCGGTGTGGCGATCAGTTTACTGATGGTGGCGGGAATGCTGGTCCTGATCATCGTCAACGGCTTGGGGCAGTTCTGGCCGCGCGCCTTGCAACAGGTCACGCTGAAGACACAGGGGACGGTGATCGGGCAACTCGTCGGCGAAGAGCTGATTCCCCATTCGGTTACAACCGAGTGGCAATCGGGCCAACGCCGCTTTCGCTATCGCGTGGGCAATCGGGATCAATTCGGTTCCGAATATCGGTGGGTCAATGAAACCGAGATCGCGTCGATCTCGGCTCCCGACGACCTCACGTTCGTCGAGCGCCGGGAATGGGGTCCTGCCTATGGACGTGTCAGCCTGCCTGCTGAAGGGGGTGCCGCAACGATCCGTGGCGAAGGCTGGGCTACCATTGTCAGACTGGTGGATCGGGCCAACCGGCTGCGCCAGCGAATCGAACACCTCGAGCGTGAGGAGATCGGATCCATCAACTATCGTATCGAAAAGGCCAGGCTCGCACGTCAGGCTCTGGTGCTGAAAGGCGGGTCTGATCTGTCCGCTGCAGAAGCAGACCGCAGTCTCGTCGATCAGATCGCCGCGCTTGAGCGCGAATACCTCTCCAAGACCGAAGCGCTGGAGCGCTTACATGCAGAAGCCGGCCAGGATGTGCTGTTCCTCACTCTTTCCACCGGTCGATCGGTGCGTCTCTCGCTCGACCAGGTCCTGGCCGTCAGTCGGCCCAATGCGATGAGTTGGTTCGAAAAGACTCTGACCTATGTTCGGAACCTGTGGCTCTTCATCTCCGGTGAACCTCGTGAGGCCAATACGGAAGGTGGGATTTTCCCTGCCATCTTCGGCACGGTGCTGATGGTGTTCTTGATGACCTTGGCGGCCATGCCCTTCGGGGTCATGGCGGCGGTGTATTTGCGGGAGTATGCGAAACAAGGACCGCTTGTCAGTCTGGTCAGAATCGCGGTGAACAACCTGGCCGGGGTACCCTCGATCGTGTTCGGCGTATTCGGCCTGGCATTCTTCGTCTATGCGCTGGGTGGCACCATCGACCAGATTCTGTTTCCCGAATCGTTGCCCAATCCCACCTTCGGCACGGGCGGGATTCTCTGGGCTTCGCTGACCCTCGCCCTGCTCACCGTTCCTGTCGTCATCGTTGCCACCGAGGAAGGGCTGTCTGCGGTACCGCGAGATTTTCGCGAGGGCTCGGTCGGCCTGGGCGCCACTAAATTGGAGACGATCCGGCATATCATTCTGCCCTGCGCCTTGCCGGGAATTTTGACGGGATTGATTCTCGCCATGGCCAGAGCCGCAGGCGAAGTGGCGCCGCTGATGCTGACCGGCGTCGTCAAGTTGGCCCCGGCGCTTCCGCTGGATGAGTATCTTCCTTTTTTGCATCTCGAACGAAAGTTCATGCATTTGGGTTTTCATATTTATGACGTGGGATTTCAGTCGCCGAACGTCGAGGCGGCAAAGCCGATGGTCTACATGACCACCCTGATCCTGATTCTGGTGGTGGTGCTGTTGAATCTGGCGGCGGTCATGCTGCGCAATCGCTTACGCAAACGATTCGCGACATCGGCTGTGTGA
- a CDS encoding ABC transporter permease subunit encodes MRHVFRPFHVRTLIDRLARMVIAVGGLATIVSILGIFFFLFREVTPLFTAPSAKLSQRLSVPALLQDEGPAQVAVDEHREIAEVFTSGAIQFFDLASGRPMALDMPAQLTSTQVTAMASGGGHSARLAVGTADGHILLLKIGTTTEFSEQGERRKRPHVHAGSPIPVTNSPIVRLAYRSNDQGSVLVLATKAGRLFIGRIDADDAAGTELKITELPQPAGAVTSLALDASLEHVYIGTSDGHVVHVGISETQPPEVNASYVAASSDTAITMLGFLSGDRSLVVMAADGAVSTWGLVRRADVPSGWILTQMHTFRSHSAPVTSFAPSQRVKGFVTGDAKGNVFLHHATSSQTLLRLAIGEFPIRAVAFAPKGDAVIALDGAGQLSVYQVQNPYPEVTLDTLFGKVWYEGYDQPAYVWQSSSGSDDVEPKLGLLPLAFGTLKGTIYALFLAVPIAIFSAICTSQFMHHDLRAKVKPIIEVMAALPTVVLGFLAGLWLAPLLERMLPALAGMALVLPMLVIVASFAWHLCPLSITRHFSAGNEALMLMPILALGIGGCLWAHSLFEVWWFDGNIKAWLSNRLGIQYDQRNALVVGIVMGFAIVPVIYSIAEEALFNVPKSHIAGSLALGATRWQTVLHLVLLSASPGIFSAVMIGFGRAIGETMIVLMATGNTPILDWNWANGFRTLSANIAVEIPEAPHGGSLYRVLFLAALLLFVITFVINSLAELIRQRLRDKYSHG; translated from the coding sequence ATGAGACATGTGTTCAGGCCCTTTCATGTACGAACGTTGATCGACCGGCTCGCCCGCATGGTTATTGCAGTGGGCGGGCTGGCGACCATCGTCAGCATTCTCGGCATCTTCTTTTTTCTGTTTCGGGAGGTCACTCCGCTTTTCACGGCGCCAAGTGCGAAGTTAAGCCAACGCCTCAGTGTGCCGGCCTTGCTTCAAGATGAAGGCCCCGCGCAGGTGGCGGTGGATGAACATCGTGAGATTGCCGAGGTCTTCACCTCCGGCGCGATTCAATTTTTCGACTTGGCCTCGGGCCGACCTATGGCCTTGGACATGCCGGCTCAGTTGACCTCGACGCAGGTGACGGCCATGGCCTCGGGGGGGGGCCACAGCGCGCGCCTGGCCGTCGGTACGGCAGACGGCCACATCTTGCTGTTGAAGATCGGCACTACGACGGAGTTCTCCGAGCAGGGCGAACGGCGGAAACGGCCGCACGTTCATGCCGGCTCGCCCATTCCGGTGACGAATAGCCCGATTGTCCGCCTGGCCTATCGGTCCAACGATCAGGGCAGTGTTCTTGTGCTCGCCACGAAAGCGGGACGTCTGTTCATCGGGAGAATCGACGCTGATGATGCCGCGGGAACCGAACTGAAGATCACGGAGCTGCCTCAACCGGCTGGTGCCGTCACGTCTCTCGCGCTGGACGCATCGCTGGAACACGTGTACATCGGCACTTCCGACGGGCATGTCGTTCATGTCGGAATTTCAGAGACGCAGCCGCCGGAGGTGAACGCGTCCTATGTGGCGGCCTCATCCGATACGGCGATCACCATGCTGGGATTTCTCAGCGGTGATCGGAGTCTGGTGGTCATGGCGGCTGACGGGGCCGTGTCCACGTGGGGGTTGGTTCGACGCGCCGACGTGCCATCCGGCTGGATCCTCACTCAGATGCATACGTTCCGCTCCCACTCCGCGCCGGTGACGTCGTTTGCTCCGTCGCAACGGGTCAAAGGTTTTGTCACCGGAGATGCGAAGGGCAATGTCTTCCTGCATCATGCCACCTCTTCTCAAACCTTGTTGAGGCTCGCCATTGGAGAGTTTCCGATTCGTGCGGTGGCATTTGCGCCGAAAGGCGACGCCGTGATCGCTCTGGATGGAGCCGGGCAACTGTCGGTCTACCAGGTCCAGAATCCGTATCCTGAGGTCACATTGGACACACTCTTCGGCAAAGTCTGGTACGAGGGGTATGATCAGCCCGCGTATGTCTGGCAATCATCTTCCGGATCGGATGATGTGGAGCCGAAACTGGGCCTCCTTCCGTTGGCGTTTGGAACGCTGAAAGGAACGATCTATGCCTTGTTCCTGGCCGTGCCTATCGCGATTTTCTCCGCGATCTGCACCTCGCAGTTCATGCATCACGATCTTCGCGCTAAAGTTAAACCGATAATTGAAGTCATGGCCGCCCTGCCGACCGTGGTGCTCGGCTTTTTAGCGGGGCTCTGGCTGGCTCCGCTTCTGGAGCGTATGCTTCCCGCCCTGGCCGGCATGGCGCTGGTCTTGCCGATGTTGGTCATCGTGGCCTCCTTCGCCTGGCATCTCTGTCCCCTATCCATCACACGGCATTTTTCTGCGGGCAACGAAGCGCTGATGTTGATGCCCATTCTGGCTCTCGGGATCGGCGGTTGCCTCTGGGCGCATTCCTTGTTCGAGGTCTGGTGGTTCGACGGCAACATCAAGGCCTGGCTTTCGAATCGGCTCGGCATCCAATATGACCAGCGCAATGCCTTGGTCGTCGGCATTGTGATGGGATTTGCCATCGTACCGGTGATCTACAGTATTGCCGAAGAGGCGCTTTTCAACGTGCCGAAATCCCACATCGCCGGCTCGCTGGCGCTGGGTGCCACGCGCTGGCAAACCGTGCTGCATCTGGTCTTGTTATCTGCCAGCCCCGGAATCTTTTCTGCCGTCATGATCGGCTTCGGCCGCGCCATCGGAGAAACCATGATCGTCCTGATGGCCACCGGAAACACCCCGATTCTGGATTGGAATTGGGCCAACGGGTTCCGGACCTTGTCGGCCAACATCGCCGTCGAAATTCCAGAGGCGCCGCACGGCGGAAGTCTGTACCGGGTGCTGTTCCTGGCGGCTCTGCTCCTGTTCGTGATCACGTTCGTCATCAATTCGCTGGCGGAACTCATCCGCCAGCGGCTCCGGGATAAATATAGCCATGGGTAA
- a CDS encoding phosphate ABC transporter ATP-binding protein, producing the protein MSVRELDFYYGHRQALFRVGLTVRSHSVTAFIGPSGCGKSTLLRCLNRMNDLVEGARAVGRVELDGLDIYDAAVDVTDLRKRVGMVFQKSNPFPKSIYDNVAYGPRLHGTKDKRLLDELVQHSLQGAGLWDEVKDRLQHSAVGLSGGQQQRLCIARALAVQPEVILMDEPCSALDPIATGKIEELIYRLKETYTVVIVTHNMQQAARVSDQCGFFLMGELVEFGDTKTIFTTPRDKRTEDYITGRFG; encoded by the coding sequence ATGTCGGTTCGCGAGCTCGACTTTTATTACGGGCATCGTCAGGCCCTGTTTCGTGTCGGGCTCACCGTTCGGAGCCACTCCGTGACGGCGTTCATCGGGCCATCAGGCTGCGGAAAATCCACCCTGCTCCGGTGTTTGAATCGCATGAACGATCTGGTGGAAGGCGCGCGTGCTGTAGGCCGGGTGGAGCTGGACGGCCTGGATATCTACGATGCGGCCGTCGATGTGACCGACCTCCGGAAGCGCGTGGGAATGGTCTTTCAAAAATCGAATCCTTTTCCGAAATCGATCTATGACAACGTGGCCTATGGGCCGCGTCTGCATGGGACAAAAGACAAACGGTTGCTGGACGAGCTGGTTCAGCACAGTTTGCAAGGAGCCGGCCTCTGGGATGAGGTGAAGGACCGTCTTCAGCACAGTGCCGTCGGACTTTCAGGCGGACAGCAGCAGCGGCTGTGCATCGCCCGCGCGTTGGCGGTGCAACCGGAAGTCATTCTGATGGATGAACCCTGTTCGGCGTTGGATCCTATTGCGACAGGAAAAATCGAGGAGCTCATCTATCGCTTGAAGGAGACCTACACCGTCGTCATCGTGACACACAATATGCAACAGGCGGCACGGGTTTCCGATCAATGCGGATTTTTTCTCATGGGCGAGTTAGTCGAATTCGGCGATACCAAGACCATATTCACCACGCCTCGTGACAAACGAACCGAAGATTACATCACCGGGCGATTCGGATAA
- the phoU gene encoding phosphate signaling complex protein PhoU, with translation MQRHFDQDLAHLKQQLLRMGGLVESQIQQALQALVDRDSDLAVDVIKQDHDVNALDVEIDELCVQLLALQQPTARDLRFITTAMKISSELERMGDLADNIAQRALELNGEPQLKPYIDIPRMANWTMRMVKECLDAFVNSDPALARKVCTDDDFVDELNEQLFRELLSFMLEDTRTITRAIRLTFVAKSLERIADHATNIAELVVYMVEGKNIRHVAPTASL, from the coding sequence ATGCAACGACACTTCGATCAAGACCTCGCGCATCTCAAGCAGCAGTTGCTCCGCATGGGCGGCCTGGTCGAGTCGCAAATTCAGCAGGCTTTGCAGGCTCTGGTGGATCGGGATTCCGATCTGGCCGTCGACGTCATCAAGCAAGATCACGACGTCAACGCCTTGGACGTCGAGATCGACGAACTCTGCGTCCAGTTATTGGCGCTTCAACAGCCCACGGCCAGGGACTTGCGGTTCATCACGACCGCCATGAAGATTTCTTCGGAACTGGAACGCATGGGTGATCTGGCCGACAACATCGCTCAGCGCGCATTGGAATTGAACGGCGAGCCGCAACTCAAGCCCTATATCGACATTCCACGCATGGCCAATTGGACCATGCGTATGGTCAAGGAGTGCCTGGACGCCTTCGTGAATTCCGATCCGGCGCTGGCGAGAAAGGTCTGCACGGACGATGATTTTGTGGATGAGCTCAACGAGCAGTTGTTTCGAGAACTGCTCTCCTTTATGCTGGAGGACACGCGCACCATCACGCGCGCGATCCGCCTGACGTTCGTAGCCAAGTCGCTCGAACGCATCGCCGATCACGCCACCAATATTGCGGAACTTGTCGTCTATATGGTTGAAGGCAAGAATATCCGGCATGTTGCTCCTACCGCGAGTTTATAG